In Pyramidobacter piscolens W5455, one genomic interval encodes:
- a CDS encoding ABC transporter substrate-binding protein, whose protein sequence is MNLKRYSVLCAVLALGLMFCGAAAAVPEDTITVGMAADAKSLDPQMTNDTTSSTYMIQMYEPLIEINKDKELVPCLAENWKKLDDLTYEITLRKGVKFHNGAEVTADDAVFTLNRMTTPAAAAVKSYGANIDASGLKVIDRYTFQVKATSPMAGFLSYLTHSSAYILCKAAVEAAGEDYAKHPIGTGPFKFVEKLKGDHVSYERFEDYWGDKARYGKLLMRTIPEATSRVIELETGNIDIAYGIPNNDFKRLQDEGKVAVYNKPGLSITYMGFNTQTPPFDNPKVRKAITIAIDREGALDVVYKGLGRVPTSPLIPVNSYFPDPVPVEYDPDKAEKMLEEAGIKNLEFTIYTNENKQRKDYAEVIQAMLGDLGITVKIQVLEWGTFLEQLKGGKLPVFMIGWAADNINPDPDAYIKAAMHSKFAGPSNRVWLKDDLVDELLDKGTVTPDGPERAEIYRKFCDRVNELNPWCYLAIADTLYGANKNLKGVENFYRGSINRLDRVYYE, encoded by the coding sequence ATGAATTTGAAGAGGTATTCCGTTTTGTGCGCTGTTCTTGCGTTGGGTCTGATGTTCTGCGGCGCGGCCGCGGCCGTTCCCGAGGACACCATCACGGTGGGCATGGCGGCGGACGCCAAGTCGCTGGATCCGCAGATGACCAACGACACCACGTCGAGCACCTACATGATCCAGATGTACGAGCCGCTGATCGAGATCAACAAGGACAAGGAACTGGTCCCCTGCCTGGCCGAAAACTGGAAGAAGCTCGACGATCTGACCTACGAGATCACGCTGCGCAAAGGCGTCAAGTTTCATAACGGCGCCGAAGTGACCGCCGACGACGCCGTGTTCACGCTGAACCGCATGACCACACCCGCGGCGGCGGCGGTCAAGTCCTACGGCGCGAACATCGACGCCTCAGGCCTGAAAGTCATCGACCGCTATACCTTCCAGGTGAAAGCGACTTCGCCGATGGCCGGTTTCCTCTCGTACCTGACCCATTCGTCGGCCTACATTCTCTGCAAGGCCGCCGTCGAAGCCGCCGGCGAAGATTACGCCAAACACCCGATCGGCACCGGCCCCTTCAAGTTCGTGGAAAAGCTCAAGGGCGACCACGTGTCCTACGAGCGTTTCGAGGACTACTGGGGAGACAAGGCCCGCTACGGGAAGCTGCTGATGCGCACGATCCCCGAGGCCACCAGCCGCGTCATCGAGCTCGAGACCGGCAACATCGACATCGCTTACGGCATCCCCAACAACGACTTCAAACGCCTGCAGGACGAGGGCAAGGTCGCCGTGTACAACAAACCCGGCCTTTCCATCACCTACATGGGATTCAACACGCAGACGCCTCCGTTCGACAATCCCAAAGTCCGCAAGGCCATCACCATCGCCATCGACCGCGAGGGCGCGCTCGACGTCGTTTACAAGGGACTGGGGCGCGTGCCCACCAGCCCGCTGATCCCCGTGAACAGTTACTTCCCCGATCCCGTACCGGTGGAGTACGATCCCGACAAGGCCGAAAAAATGCTCGAAGAGGCCGGCATCAAGAACCTCGAGTTCACCATCTACACCAACGAGAACAAGCAGCGCAAGGATTACGCCGAAGTCATCCAGGCCATGCTGGGCGACCTGGGCATCACCGTCAAAATCCAGGTTCTCGAGTGGGGCACGTTCCTCGAACAGCTCAAGGGCGGCAAGCTGCCCGTCTTCATGATCGGCTGGGCCGCCGACAACATCAACCCCGATCCCGACGCCTACATCAAGGCCGCCATGCACTCCAAGTTCGCCGGCCCCTCCAACCGCGTCTGGCTGAAGGACGATCTGGTCGACGAGCTGCTTGACAAGGGCACCGTCACCCCCGACGGCCCCGAGCGCGCGGAGATCTACAGAAAGTTCTGCGACCGCGTCAACGAGCTGAACCCCTGGTGCTACCTGGCGATCGCCGACACGCTTTACGGCGCGAACAAGAACCTGAAGGGCGTGGAGAATTTCTACCGCGGCTCGATCAACCGCCTGGACCGCGTTTATTACGAATAA
- a CDS encoding ABC transporter substrate-binding protein, giving the protein MNGKHSKTIFCALFLCFLLVGCTRAAGKDRLAVGMPADAKSFDPQMTSDTVSSTYMIQMYEPLFDFSRDKKLIGCLAESWKKLDPLTYEITLRKGVTFHNGDELTAEDAVFTLRRMTTPKAAAVKAYGANIDPAGFKIIDRYTFQVKATSPMAAFLSYLNHSSSYIMNKNAVEAEGDNYGRHPVGTGPFKFSEMLKGDHVSFERFDDYWGLKPRFKSLIMRTIPEPASRVIELETGNVDLIYDIPNSDFRRLENEEKVRVYHNPGLALTYMGFNTQIPPFDNPKIRKAITLAIDREAALNVVYHGLGVVPTSVLLPIHNYFPELAAPEYDPDKARKLLEEAGVPNLSFTLYTNESKQRRNYAEIIQSMLADIGVTVQINVLEWGSFLEQLKNGNLPVFMIGWGSSVNPDPDAYIKTAMHSRFAGSTNRVCLKDKEVDELLEQGAVTEDGPERAKIYARLCERIDELNPWCCLAIADTLYGTNKDLKGADGFYHGTLNPLNSVFYE; this is encoded by the coding sequence ATGAACGGAAAACATTCCAAAACGATTTTCTGCGCGCTTTTTCTCTGCTTCCTGCTCGTCGGCTGCACCCGGGCGGCGGGAAAAGACCGGCTGGCCGTCGGTATGCCTGCCGACGCGAAGTCTTTCGATCCGCAGATGACCAGCGACACGGTCTCCAGCACTTATATGATCCAGATGTACGAGCCGCTCTTCGACTTCTCTCGCGACAAAAAACTGATCGGCTGCCTCGCCGAGAGCTGGAAAAAGCTGGATCCTCTCACCTACGAGATCACTCTGCGCAAAGGCGTCACGTTCCACAACGGCGACGAGCTGACCGCGGAAGACGCCGTTTTCACGCTGCGCCGCATGACGACGCCCAAAGCGGCGGCCGTCAAAGCTTACGGCGCAAACATCGACCCCGCCGGATTCAAAATCATCGACCGCTACACCTTCCAAGTCAAAGCGACGTCCCCCATGGCGGCCTTTCTCTCTTACCTGAACCACTCTTCCAGCTACATCATGAACAAAAACGCCGTCGAAGCCGAAGGCGACAATTACGGCCGGCATCCTGTCGGCACGGGGCCTTTCAAATTTTCGGAAATGCTCAAGGGGGATCACGTCTCTTTTGAGCGATTCGACGATTACTGGGGTCTCAAGCCGCGCTTCAAAAGCCTGATCATGCGCACCATCCCCGAACCCGCCAGCCGAGTTATCGAGCTTGAGACAGGAAACGTCGATCTCATCTACGACATCCCCAACAGCGACTTCAGACGCCTTGAAAACGAAGAAAAAGTCAGAGTGTATCATAATCCCGGGCTGGCGCTCACCTACATGGGCTTCAACACTCAGATCCCGCCATTCGATAACCCCAAGATCCGCAAGGCTATCACCCTCGCCATCGACCGCGAAGCCGCTCTGAACGTCGTTTACCACGGGCTCGGCGTCGTGCCGACCAGCGTGCTGCTGCCGATCCACAACTATTTCCCCGAACTGGCCGCTCCGGAATACGATCCGGACAAGGCGCGAAAACTCCTCGAAGAAGCGGGCGTGCCCAATCTTTCGTTTACCCTTTACACGAACGAAAGCAAGCAGCGCCGCAACTACGCGGAAATCATTCAGTCCATGCTCGCCGACATCGGCGTGACCGTGCAGATTAACGTGCTCGAGTGGGGCAGCTTCCTCGAACAGCTCAAGAACGGCAATCTTCCCGTCTTCATGATCGGCTGGGGTTCCAGCGTCAACCCCGACCCCGATGCCTACATCAAGACCGCCATGCACTCGCGTTTTGCCGGTTCGACGAACCGAGTCTGCTTGAAGGACAAAGAAGTGGACGAACTTCTCGAACAGGGAGCCGTGACCGAGGACGGGCCGGAGCGCGCTAAAATTTACGCGCGTCTCTGCGAACGCATCGACGAACTGAATCCCTGGTGCTGTCTGGCGATCGCCGACACGCTCTACGGGACCAACAAGGATCTCAAAGGCGCAGACGGATTCTATCACGGCACGCTGAACCCGCTGAACAGCGTTTTTTACGAATAA
- a CDS encoding MATE family efflux transporter, producing the protein MDLGRDNIVKLIFYHSVPATVGMLVNAVYNLADRIFIGYAVGAEAFSSMSVASAVFLVLQAFGTWIGIGAASLIAIKMGEKRPQRVEELIGGALVTLATTSAVVFLGVSAFLDDVLYFFGASGSTIPYGREYLIVIACGLPFMITGTGLYHINRVIGYPTEAMLFTAVSALLNVLLDFVFLFPFDMGIGGAALATVISQFILLLCLLRLLLKKTTAYGVRLKNLKLRYRDALDIYIAGLSTFFTQVVSSLIAAAANNQLLRYENYFAVGAYGAINITYSAVLMPVFGIGQGSQPIIGYNYGAKFYARAREALYKSLLLAFLIGIGGWLLFHLQSVEVMSAITNGDGRIMSYAADGLEKLTLLFPLATVQAVGQVYFQSIGKPKKTLLLSVLRQTVFLIPMLYILPQFWGTDGVWYAIPVAEFLSLLCTGSFIAVENYRMRKYLG; encoded by the coding sequence ATGGATCTGGGCAGAGACAATATCGTCAAGCTGATATTTTATCATTCCGTGCCGGCGACGGTAGGTATGCTTGTCAATGCCGTCTACAACTTGGCGGATAGGATCTTCATCGGCTATGCCGTTGGCGCGGAAGCTTTCTCGAGTATGAGCGTCGCCAGCGCGGTCTTTTTGGTGCTGCAGGCTTTCGGAACCTGGATCGGCATTGGCGCGGCTTCCTTGATTGCGATCAAAATGGGAGAAAAACGGCCGCAGCGGGTCGAAGAGCTGATCGGCGGCGCGCTGGTCACTCTGGCGACGACCTCGGCCGTCGTCTTCTTGGGCGTATCCGCATTTCTTGACGACGTGCTGTATTTTTTCGGCGCCAGCGGCAGCACCATCCCTTACGGCAGAGAGTATCTGATCGTGATCGCGTGTGGGTTGCCGTTCATGATAACGGGCACGGGGCTGTACCACATAAACAGGGTGATCGGCTATCCGACGGAGGCGATGCTGTTCACAGCTGTCAGCGCGCTGCTCAACGTTCTCCTCGATTTCGTCTTTCTCTTTCCTTTCGACATGGGGATCGGCGGCGCGGCGCTGGCCACGGTGATTTCGCAGTTCATCCTGTTGTTGTGCCTGCTGCGGCTCTTGCTGAAAAAGACGACGGCATACGGCGTCCGTCTGAAAAATTTAAAGTTACGATACCGCGACGCGCTGGATATCTACATAGCTGGGCTCTCCACGTTTTTCACCCAGGTCGTTTCTTCGCTGATCGCCGCGGCGGCGAACAATCAGCTGCTGCGCTATGAAAACTATTTCGCGGTCGGCGCTTACGGCGCTATCAACATCACGTATTCCGCCGTTCTGATGCCGGTTTTCGGGATCGGACAGGGCAGTCAGCCGATTATCGGCTACAACTATGGAGCGAAATTTTACGCGAGGGCAAGAGAAGCTCTTTACAAATCTCTGCTCCTCGCCTTTCTCATCGGTATAGGCGGCTGGCTGCTCTTTCATCTCCAGTCAGTGGAAGTGATGTCGGCCATCACCAACGGGGACGGACGGATCATGTCTTACGCCGCGGACGGTCTGGAAAAATTGACGCTGCTGTTTCCTCTCGCCACCGTCCAAGCGGTCGGACAGGTGTATTTTCAGTCGATCGGAAAGCCGAAGAAGACGCTGCTGCTCAGCGTGCTTCGCCAAACCGTCTTCTTGATCCCGATGCTTTACATCCTGCCGCAGTTCTGGGGGACAGACGGCGTCTGGTACGCCATTCCCGTCGCGGAGTTCCTTTCTTTGCTTTGTACGGGATCCTTTATTGCTGTGGAAAATTATCGGATGAGAAAATACTTGGGCTAA
- a CDS encoding serine hydrolase domain-containing protein, whose amino-acid sequence MTDPFRTKESAFCDYAEQIMAAHRARGIAVAVVDRRGTAYQKFFGSRDAARRLPVDENTIFGLASVTKSFTALALMQMAEKGLVDLQAPASAYCPEFKNAGQAPVSVAHFLSHSGGYFPMPRALLPDLLKKLGVDPRSQETAYDDRVAQAAIELVTQAMDDPAPRLGRPGEYMSYCNDGYGILSDIVRRRGGEGSYARYVERRILAPLGMNRSTCGFLRPAADADTSLLYSDDLGVSEGNLDFYRSAFVLNGGGAMKSTLGDMKKYLRMYLNGGRGEAGAIVAERSVRDMVSPRVAAKHHQFYGYGLSVGFMRDLTVYRHGGSLPGVSSHIAWSPELERGAVVLCNTQNVPVSLIADALLRIAAGWEPQPEDLWTDCPWEPEVIEAACGRYRSGEGAEVVIERDGSGISVLNDGKPANVRMVRGRMALLRSGFAVSELRPCFSEDGTVWGLRLNDRIVPKVG is encoded by the coding sequence ATGACAGATCCTTTTCGGACAAAAGAATCCGCTTTCTGCGACTATGCGGAACAAATCATGGCGGCCCATCGCGCCCGCGGCATTGCCGTCGCCGTCGTCGATCGGCGCGGTACGGCCTATCAGAAATTTTTCGGTTCCCGCGACGCGGCGCGACGCCTGCCCGTCGACGAAAACACGATCTTCGGCCTGGCCTCGGTGACCAAGTCCTTCACCGCGCTGGCGCTGATGCAGATGGCGGAAAAAGGCCTCGTCGATCTGCAGGCGCCGGCGTCCGCCTACTGCCCGGAATTCAAAAACGCCGGGCAGGCCCCCGTGAGCGTGGCGCACTTCCTGAGCCACAGCGGCGGCTATTTCCCCATGCCGCGCGCGTTGCTGCCCGACCTTTTGAAAAAACTGGGCGTCGATCCGCGCTCGCAGGAAACGGCTTACGACGACCGCGTCGCGCAGGCGGCGATCGAGCTGGTGACGCAGGCCATGGACGATCCCGCGCCGCGGCTGGGGCGCCCCGGCGAATACATGAGCTACTGCAACGACGGCTACGGCATCCTCAGCGACATCGTGCGCCGCCGCGGCGGCGAAGGGTCGTACGCCCGCTACGTGGAGCGCCGCATCCTCGCGCCGCTCGGCATGAACCGGAGCACCTGCGGATTCCTGCGCCCCGCCGCCGACGCCGACACGTCGCTGCTGTACAGCGACGACCTCGGCGTGAGCGAGGGCAACCTCGACTTTTACCGCAGCGCCTTTGTACTCAACGGCGGCGGCGCGATGAAATCCACGCTGGGCGACATGAAAAAGTATCTGCGCATGTATCTCAACGGCGGCCGCGGCGAAGCGGGCGCGATCGTCGCGGAACGGAGCGTCCGCGACATGGTAAGCCCGCGCGTGGCGGCGAAGCATCATCAGTTCTACGGCTACGGACTGAGCGTCGGCTTCATGCGCGACCTCACGGTGTACCGCCACGGCGGCAGCCTGCCGGGAGTTTCCTCGCACATCGCCTGGTCGCCGGAACTCGAACGCGGCGCGGTCGTGCTGTGCAACACGCAGAACGTCCCCGTCTCGCTGATCGCCGACGCGCTGCTCCGCATCGCCGCCGGCTGGGAGCCGCAGCCGGAAGACCTCTGGACCGACTGCCCCTGGGAGCCGGAAGTCATTGAGGCCGCCTGCGGACGCTACCGCTCCGGCGAAGGCGCGGAGGTCGTCATCGAAAGGGACGGCAGCGGCATTTCCGTCCTCAACGACGGCAAACCGGCGAACGTTCGCATGGTGCGCGGCCGCATGGCGCTGCTGCGCAGCGGCTTCGCCGTATCCGAGCTGCGCCCTTGCTTCAGCGAAGACGGAACCGTCTGGGGCCTGCGCCTGAACGACCGCATCGTGCCGAAAGTCGGCTGA
- a CDS encoding methylmalonyl-CoA mutase family protein, whose amino-acid sequence MEKDQQKSAPITPVTFDEFKVPTYEEWKQAAEAALKGAPFDKKMFTPTCEGITLQPIYTAEDVKDLKDCQTFPGEQDYLRGVRSAPAHGKLWEIAQGVDARGPRRAGELAAEELKRGATAIHPVLDYSSTHGMDVPACERRGVSICSLEHLEKFFADADPSAHELHVAAGASALPMLGMIAAWCKNHGVAPSSLKGCVGADPIGALARDGSLSRSLGSLYDEMAQTLLWAENNQCALRTVLIRGSVYADAGASAVQETACALADAVAVIRAMSERGIAPEVTARHLRFEVGLGANFFMEIARLRALRVLWAHVARAFGCEGESAKVNVIAKTSPFTVTVYDPYVNILRTSTQAFSAAVAGVDSMNVNCFDWAVRPATEQARRIARNQQIMMQTEFNLDAAVDPAGGSWYVETLTRQVEDRAWELFQKVEAEGGIVKALQSGLIQNEIGAVLADRFKKLATRAERAVGNNMYANMAETPLDVPASDLAEFKADREAKVAEIKKRRCPDCLAKALKDVAESSKCGKGGQVVHAAEAFAADALLSDLWKTLDAAGPCDLKVAPLEPHRWTEQYEALRKRTEDYAATTGGNVKVFLANMGPIPQHKPRADFSTGFFEVGHFEVLKNDGFETVELAAVAAAESGADAAVICSTDDTYPELVPPLARLIKQKRPDMTVFLAGAPAPEFKQSYLDAGVDDFIHVKANCLQVLSAMQKKKGMC is encoded by the coding sequence ATGGAAAAAGACCAGCAGAAGTCTGCGCCGATCACTCCTGTCACCTTTGACGAGTTCAAAGTCCCCACGTACGAGGAGTGGAAGCAGGCCGCCGAAGCGGCTCTGAAGGGGGCGCCCTTCGACAAAAAAATGTTCACGCCGACCTGCGAAGGCATCACACTTCAGCCTATCTACACGGCCGAGGACGTCAAGGATCTGAAAGACTGCCAAACTTTTCCCGGCGAACAGGATTATCTGCGGGGCGTCAGGAGCGCCCCTGCGCACGGCAAACTCTGGGAGATCGCCCAGGGCGTCGACGCGCGCGGCCCGCGCCGGGCCGGCGAACTGGCCGCCGAGGAACTGAAAAGGGGCGCCACGGCCATCCACCCGGTGCTCGATTACTCCAGCACGCACGGCATGGACGTCCCCGCCTGCGAGCGCCGCGGCGTCAGCATCTGCTCGCTCGAGCATCTGGAAAAGTTTTTCGCCGACGCCGATCCGAGCGCGCACGAGCTGCACGTCGCCGCCGGCGCGTCCGCCCTGCCGATGCTGGGCATGATCGCCGCCTGGTGTAAAAATCACGGCGTCGCGCCTTCCAGCCTGAAAGGCTGCGTCGGCGCCGACCCCATCGGCGCGCTGGCCCGCGACGGCTCCCTGAGCCGGTCGCTCGGCAGCCTGTACGATGAAATGGCGCAGACGCTGCTTTGGGCCGAAAACAACCAATGCGCGCTGCGCACGGTCCTGATCCGCGGCAGCGTCTACGCCGACGCCGGAGCGTCCGCCGTTCAGGAGACGGCCTGCGCGCTCGCCGACGCCGTCGCCGTGATCCGCGCCATGTCGGAACGCGGAATCGCCCCCGAGGTGACCGCCCGCCATCTTCGCTTCGAGGTCGGCCTCGGCGCCAACTTCTTCATGGAGATCGCCCGCCTGCGCGCCCTGCGCGTGCTCTGGGCGCACGTCGCGCGCGCCTTCGGCTGCGAGGGTGAGAGCGCGAAGGTCAACGTCATCGCCAAGACCTCGCCGTTCACCGTGACGGTCTACGATCCCTACGTCAACATCCTGCGCACGTCCACGCAGGCCTTCTCGGCCGCCGTGGCCGGCGTCGATTCCATGAACGTCAACTGCTTCGACTGGGCCGTCCGCCCCGCCACCGAACAGGCGCGCCGCATCGCCCGCAACCAGCAGATCATGATGCAGACCGAGTTCAACCTCGACGCCGCCGTCGATCCCGCCGGCGGTTCCTGGTACGTGGAGACTCTGACCCGCCAGGTCGAAGACCGCGCCTGGGAGCTGTTCCAGAAGGTCGAGGCCGAAGGCGGAATCGTCAAGGCCCTTCAGTCCGGCCTGATCCAGAACGAGATCGGCGCCGTGCTCGCCGATCGCTTCAAGAAGCTCGCCACCCGCGCCGAACGGGCCGTCGGCAACAACATGTACGCCAACATGGCGGAGACGCCGCTCGACGTGCCCGCAAGCGACCTGGCCGAGTTCAAGGCCGACCGCGAGGCCAAGGTGGCCGAGATCAAAAAGCGCCGCTGCCCCGACTGCCTCGCCAAGGCGCTGAAAGACGTGGCCGAGAGTTCCAAGTGCGGCAAGGGCGGCCAGGTCGTCCACGCCGCCGAAGCGTTCGCGGCCGACGCGCTGCTGTCCGATCTGTGGAAAACTCTCGACGCCGCCGGGCCCTGCGATCTGAAAGTCGCGCCGCTTGAGCCGCACCGCTGGACCGAACAATACGAAGCGCTGAGGAAACGTACCGAGGACTACGCCGCCACAACCGGCGGCAACGTCAAAGTTTTCCTCGCCAACATGGGCCCCATCCCCCAGCACAAGCCCCGCGCCGATTTCAGCACGGGCTTCTTCGAAGTGGGCCACTTCGAAGTGCTGAAGAACGACGGCTTCGAGACCGTGGAACTGGCCGCCGTAGCCGCCGCGGAGAGCGGCGCCGACGCCGCCGTGATCTGTTCCACCGACGACACCTATCCCGAGCTCGTGCCGCCGCTGGCCCGGCTGATCAAGCAGAAGCGCCCGGACATGACCGTATTCCTCGCCGGCGCGCCCGCCCCCGAGTTCAAGCAGAGCTATCTCGACGCCGGCGTCGACGATTTCATCCACGTGAAGGCCAACTGCCTCCAAGTCCTCTCCGCCATGCAGAAAAAAAAGGGGATGTGCTAG
- the scpA gene encoding methylmalonyl-CoA mutase, which yields MYQNPDFTKIAFKEESRAESRQQWEARVLRETGRSVSELCTRTMEQIDVKPLYTADDYAGMHHLGFMAGIPPFLRGPYPTMYVARPWTVRQYAGFSTAEESNAFYRRNLAAGQKGLSIAFDLATHRGYDSDHPRVVGDVGKAGVAVDSILDMEILFSGIPLGQMSVSMTMNGAVLPVMAFYIVAAQEQGVDMKVLSGTIQNDILKEFMVRNTYIYPPAASMRIIGDIFAFTSRNMPKFNCISISGYHMQEAGATADIELGYTLADGLEYIRTGMKAGLGIDDFAPRLSFFWAIGKNYFMEVAKMRAARMLWGKIVKQFDPKNTKSMALRTHSQTSGWSLTAQDPFNNITRTCVEAMAAALGHTQSLHTNALDEAIALPTDFSARIARNTQLYIQDETKVCKVIDPWGGSYYVEALTDELIRRAWAHIQEVESLGGMAKAIDTGLPKMRIEEAAARRQAHIDSGNEKIVGINYFPLEKEDPLDILDVDNTAVRQAQIARLEKLRAGRDPEKVRQCLDAITHAMESGEGNLLELSVEAARARASLGEISFAIEKVCGRHKAVIRSISGVYSSEFADDEVIKEVRQMTDDFEKREGRRPRIMVAKMGQDGHDRGAKVVATAYADMGFDVDVGPLFQTPAETAQDAVDNDVHIVGMSSLAAGHKTLLPQLVEELKKRGRGDIMVVAGGVIPAQDYQFLYDHGAACIFGPGTVIPAAAREMLQVLNKRLAAQEGAAK from the coding sequence ATGTATCAGAATCCTGATTTCACCAAGATCGCCTTCAAGGAAGAGAGCCGCGCCGAGTCGCGCCAGCAGTGGGAAGCGCGCGTCCTCAGGGAAACGGGCCGTTCCGTTTCCGAACTGTGCACGCGCACCATGGAACAGATCGACGTCAAGCCGCTCTACACCGCCGACGATTACGCCGGCATGCATCACCTCGGCTTCATGGCGGGCATCCCGCCGTTCCTGCGCGGCCCGTACCCCACCATGTACGTGGCCCGTCCCTGGACGGTGCGCCAGTACGCCGGCTTCTCCACGGCCGAGGAGTCGAACGCGTTTTACCGCCGCAACCTCGCCGCCGGGCAGAAGGGACTTTCCATCGCCTTCGACCTGGCCACGCACCGCGGTTACGATTCCGACCACCCGCGCGTCGTCGGCGACGTCGGCAAGGCCGGCGTGGCCGTCGATTCGATCCTCGACATGGAGATTCTGTTCTCCGGCATCCCGCTGGGGCAGATGTCCGTCTCCATGACCATGAACGGCGCCGTGCTGCCCGTCATGGCCTTCTACATCGTCGCCGCGCAGGAACAGGGCGTCGACATGAAAGTCTTGAGCGGCACGATCCAGAACGACATCCTCAAGGAATTCATGGTGCGCAACACCTACATCTATCCGCCCGCGGCCTCCATGCGCATCATCGGCGACATCTTCGCCTTCACCTCGCGCAACATGCCCAAGTTCAACTGCATCTCCATCTCCGGCTATCACATGCAGGAAGCCGGCGCCACCGCCGACATCGAACTGGGCTACACTTTGGCCGACGGGCTCGAGTACATCCGCACGGGCATGAAGGCCGGGCTGGGCATCGACGATTTCGCGCCGCGCCTGTCGTTCTTCTGGGCCATCGGCAAGAACTACTTCATGGAAGTGGCCAAGATGCGCGCCGCGCGCATGCTCTGGGGCAAGATCGTCAAGCAGTTCGATCCAAAGAACACCAAGTCCATGGCGCTGCGCACGCACTCGCAGACCTCGGGCTGGAGCCTGACCGCGCAGGATCCGTTCAACAACATCACGCGTACCTGCGTCGAGGCCATGGCCGCCGCGCTCGGGCACACCCAGTCGCTGCACACCAACGCCCTCGACGAAGCCATCGCCCTGCCCACGGATTTCTCCGCCCGTATCGCGCGCAACACGCAGCTCTACATTCAGGACGAGACCAAAGTCTGCAAGGTCATCGACCCGTGGGGCGGCTCCTACTATGTGGAAGCCCTCACCGACGAGCTGATCCGCCGCGCCTGGGCGCATATCCAGGAAGTCGAAAGCCTCGGCGGCATGGCCAAGGCCATCGACACCGGCCTGCCCAAGATGCGCATCGAAGAGGCCGCGGCGCGCCGCCAGGCCCACATCGACTCCGGCAACGAGAAGATCGTCGGCATCAACTACTTCCCGCTCGAAAAGGAAGACCCGCTCGACATTCTCGACGTCGACAACACCGCCGTGCGTCAGGCGCAGATCGCGCGCCTCGAAAAACTGCGCGCCGGGCGCGACCCCGAAAAAGTGCGGCAGTGCCTCGACGCCATCACCCACGCCATGGAAAGCGGCGAGGGCAACCTGCTCGAGCTGTCCGTCGAGGCGGCGCGCGCGCGCGCGTCGCTGGGCGAAATTTCCTTTGCCATCGAAAAAGTATGCGGGAGGCACAAAGCCGTGATCCGTTCGATTTCCGGAGTGTACAGCAGCGAATTCGCCGACGACGAAGTGATCAAGGAAGTCCGCCAGATGACCGACGACTTCGAGAAGCGCGAAGGGCGCCGCCCGCGCATCATGGTCGCCAAGATGGGACAGGACGGTCACGACCGCGGCGCCAAAGTCGTCGCCACCGCCTACGCCGACATGGGCTTCGACGTCGACGTCGGTCCGCTGTTCCAGACGCCGGCCGAGACCGCTCAGGACGCTGTGGACAACGACGTCCACATCGTCGGCATGAGCTCGCTGGCCGCCGGGCACAAGACGCTGCTGCCCCAGCTCGTCGAAGAGCTGAAAAAACGCGGCCGCGGCGACATCATGGTCGTCGCCGGCGGCGTCATCCCCGCGCAGGATTATCAGTTCCTGTACGACCACGGCGCCGCCTGCATCTTCGGCCCCGGCACGGTCATTCCCGCCGCCGCCCGCGAGATGCTGCAGGTGCTGAACAAGCGCCTTGCCGCCCAGGAAGGAGCCGCGAAATAA